A region of Gemmatimonadota bacterium DNA encodes the following proteins:
- a CDS encoding DUF2939 domain-containing protein, translated as MARFLRWTLLIVLVLTGVWYYLAPRRAYDRFLQAVAFGNEAELEATVDFPLLRMNLREDLRKGIEARARSGLGATVATAMLGGLVDAAVTPEGLSQIVTQFGTRLPGPDAADSLTGTAVTSYRYRAPSQVDVVLYPAGKTADDGGVLTFTRSGLTWKLTRAWSPRQTNGRGR; from the coding sequence ATGGCCCGCTTCCTCCGCTGGACCCTCCTGATCGTCCTCGTCCTGACCGGCGTCTGGTACTATCTCGCCCCGCGCCGAGCCTACGACCGCTTCCTGCAGGCCGTCGCCTTCGGCAACGAGGCCGAACTCGAGGCCACCGTCGACTTCCCGCTGCTCCGGATGAACCTGCGGGAGGATCTGCGGAAGGGGATCGAGGCCCGCGCACGGTCCGGCCTCGGTGCCACCGTGGCGACCGCCATGCTCGGCGGCCTGGTCGACGCGGCAGTGACGCCGGAGGGGCTGTCGCAGATCGTGACCCAGTTCGGGACGCGCCTCCCAGGTCCGGACGCCGCCGACTCCCTCACCGGCACCGCCGTCACCTCCTACCGCTACCGTGCGCCGTCACAGGTCGATGTCGTCCTTTATCCGGCAGGGAAGACTGCCGACGATGGTGGTGTCCTGACCTTTACGCGCAGCGGCCTGACGTGGAAGCTCACCCGCGCCTGGAGCCCTCGCCAGACCAACGGAAGAGGGCGATGA
- a CDS encoding metallophosphoesterase, with protein sequence MTGIRWATDLHLDHAAPGVVESFFLALRRGPALPVILTGDLSTAPRLVQDLIDLADAAAAPLYLVLGNHDHYHGGIGSVRDAVIALHETHPSIQWLPPAGVVPLDADTALVGVDGWADGRAGNALTTPLVLNDDRLIAEVAAQPDRISKLAVKRALADADATRLATLLERAAPDYHRIVVATHVPPFVEGLPASGRLSRAEWHPLLVSGATGAVLRRFAMAHPDHQITVLAGHTHAAREAAILPNLRLRVAAARYGDPRVAAVTV encoded by the coding sequence ATGACCGGGATCCGCTGGGCCACCGACCTCCATCTCGACCACGCCGCACCCGGGGTGGTCGAGTCGTTCTTCCTGGCATTGCGTCGGGGGCCGGCCCTTCCCGTCATCCTGACCGGTGACCTCTCGACCGCCCCCCGCCTCGTCCAGGACCTGATCGACCTCGCCGACGCCGCGGCGGCGCCACTCTATCTCGTCCTCGGCAACCACGACCATTACCACGGCGGCATCGGCTCGGTGCGCGACGCGGTGATCGCCCTCCATGAGACCCATCCATCGATTCAATGGTTGCCACCAGCCGGCGTGGTACCCCTCGATGCGGACACCGCGCTCGTCGGGGTCGACGGCTGGGCGGATGGCCGCGCCGGCAATGCGCTCACGACGCCCCTGGTCCTCAATGATGACCGACTGATCGCAGAGGTCGCCGCCCAGCCGGACCGGATCTCGAAGTTGGCGGTCAAACGCGCCCTGGCCGACGCCGATGCCACGCGACTCGCCACGCTGCTGGAACGCGCCGCGCCCGACTATCACCGGATCGTGGTCGCGACCCACGTGCCGCCCTTCGTCGAGGGGCTCCCCGCGAGCGGCCGGCTCTCCCGCGCCGAGTGGCACCCGCTGCTGGTGTCTGGAGCCACCGGGGCGGTCCTCCGACGCTTTGCGATGGCCCATCCAGACCACCAGATCACGGTCCTCGCCGGACACACCCATGCCGCCCGGGAGGCGGCCATCCTCCCGAACCTCCGCCTTCGGGTGGCCGCGGCCCGCTACGGCGACCCGCGCGTGGCGGCCGTCACCGTCTGA
- a CDS encoding TetR/AcrR family transcriptional regulator produces MPSKTRRTREREATHDRILDVARELFVERGVEATTMRAIAERLECTAPAIYHHFADKQSLLRELVTQDIGALGASFLRLAAVADPVERLIKLGMAYVRFGLEHPQHYRLLFMTPGAKRDHPDDHVQQVERNPESDAYGIVRATVAEAIQAGRFRGDYGDPERVSQICWAATHGLISLHMVFAEDAWIEWRDVETSAERMLAALVDGMMDDR; encoded by the coding sequence ATGCCCTCCAAGACCCGTCGCACCCGCGAACGCGAAGCCACCCACGATCGCATCCTCGATGTGGCACGGGAGTTGTTCGTGGAGCGCGGCGTTGAGGCGACCACGATGCGGGCGATCGCCGAGCGACTGGAGTGCACCGCACCGGCGATCTACCACCACTTCGCCGACAAGCAGTCGCTGCTGCGCGAGTTGGTGACCCAAGACATCGGCGCGCTCGGCGCGAGCTTCCTGCGGTTGGCGGCGGTCGCCGACCCGGTCGAGCGGCTGATCAAGTTGGGGATGGCCTACGTCCGCTTCGGCCTCGAGCATCCGCAACACTATCGGCTGCTCTTCATGACGCCGGGGGCGAAGCGCGACCACCCGGACGACCACGTCCAGCAGGTCGAGCGGAATCCCGAGAGCGACGCCTACGGCATCGTCCGCGCGACGGTGGCCGAGGCGATCCAGGCGGGTCGATTTCGCGGCGACTATGGCGATCCGGAACGCGTCTCCCAGATCTGCTGGGCTGCCACGCATGGCCTGATCTCGCTGCACATGGTCTTCGCGGAGGATGCCTGGATCGAGTGGCGCGACGTGGAGACGAGTGCGGAGCGGATGCTCGCCGCGCTCGTAGACGGGATGATGGATGATCGATGA
- a CDS encoding insulinase family protein, translating into MRFLSLALLLLVATPLAGQTPDALIPADAAVRTGTLANGFRFIIRQHPLPADRLELRLVVRAGSIQEDQDQRGLAHFIEHMAFNGTTRFKKNDLVSYLESIGVRFGADLNAYTSFDETVYILPVPTDKPELLERAFDILQDWASGISFDSAEVVNERGVVLGEWRSGLSAGKRIQDKEFPLLFRGSRYAERLPIGDTATIAHAVPAPLKRYYRDWYRPDLMAVIAVGDVPADRLEALIRNRFSKLTNPPRPRPRVEAPIPEQPGTRVSIVTDPELGSESIQLLVRRPSHGPYRREADERRVLINAIVSTIAGQRLADLARNPNAGFVGAGIGPTRLIRDVELFSVSVGPKEGKLTQAFEEVLREARRLAQHGVLPAELERAKASLLRGREVAANEQEKAFSNAFVDLYIDAITSGNTTPSAKTRFALAQQLLPTITKAEIDAALREQAAGSDRFLAARIPEKAGMTVPTQEALLAIVARTDTMTTDAWTETTVAGPLVPMIPKAGRIVGEKQNSELGFTEWTLSNGIRVLVKPTTFKADEIVVSGWSPGGASLVSDADVLNSQFATIIVQQSGVGDFDAASLRRRLAGKVARVSANIADLTEGIGGATTPKDLDTFFELLWLNATAPRYDSNAVAAFVNQLKSQLAGRDRIPTMALLDTLSAVMTQNSPRQPSVTAATLEMFNANRALAIYKERFADFGDYTFLIVGNVQLDSLRPRVEQWLGALPVTGRKESWKDVAPRPPAGVITKTIRKGKEPVAQQFAIFSGATEPPDAMTEMAAEAVGEILQTRLLEALREAMGATYSVNAMTEVSRQPHGEYNAMIQFTSTPEQVDTLWAAAQGIIAALRTNGPTAEELQKFVAQYRRGTEVAVKTNGWWLGQLRQAQQEGRPLAEILAWDARLTALTPAMVKAAAARYLDPKNVARFMLVPEGGTTP; encoded by the coding sequence ATGCGTTTCCTCTCGCTCGCCTTGCTCCTCCTGGTCGCCACCCCGCTCGCCGGCCAGACCCCGGACGCCCTGATCCCGGCCGATGCCGCGGTCCGGACCGGGACGCTCGCCAACGGCTTCCGCTTCATCATCCGGCAGCACCCCCTCCCCGCCGATCGACTCGAGCTGCGGCTGGTGGTGCGGGCCGGATCGATCCAGGAGGACCAGGACCAGCGCGGGCTCGCGCACTTCATCGAGCACATGGCCTTCAACGGCACCACGCGCTTCAAGAAGAACGACCTGGTCTCGTACCTCGAGTCGATCGGGGTCCGCTTCGGCGCCGACCTCAACGCCTACACCTCGTTTGACGAGACGGTCTACATCCTCCCCGTCCCGACCGACAAGCCGGAGCTGCTCGAGCGCGCCTTTGACATCCTCCAGGATTGGGCGAGTGGGATCTCGTTCGATTCGGCCGAGGTCGTGAATGAGCGCGGCGTGGTGCTCGGCGAATGGCGCAGCGGGCTCAGCGCCGGCAAGCGCATCCAGGACAAGGAATTCCCGCTCCTCTTCCGCGGGTCGCGCTACGCCGAGCGGTTGCCGATCGGCGACACCGCGACGATCGCGCATGCGGTGCCGGCCCCGCTCAAGCGCTACTATCGCGACTGGTATCGCCCCGACCTGATGGCCGTGATCGCCGTTGGCGACGTGCCGGCCGATCGACTCGAAGCGCTGATCCGCAATCGCTTCAGCAAGTTGACCAATCCGCCACGGCCACGGCCGCGCGTCGAGGCGCCGATTCCGGAGCAGCCGGGAACCCGCGTCTCGATCGTGACCGACCCCGAACTCGGCAGCGAGTCAATCCAGTTGCTGGTGCGGCGCCCGTCCCACGGGCCGTATCGTCGCGAAGCGGATGAGCGTCGCGTACTGATCAATGCCATCGTCTCGACCATTGCCGGCCAGCGGCTCGCCGACCTCGCGCGCAATCCGAACGCCGGCTTCGTCGGCGCCGGCATCGGCCCGACGCGGCTCATTCGCGACGTCGAGCTCTTCTCGGTCTCGGTCGGCCCCAAGGAAGGCAAGCTGACGCAGGCGTTCGAGGAGGTGCTGCGCGAGGCGCGCCGACTGGCGCAACACGGCGTCCTCCCCGCCGAGCTCGAGCGCGCCAAGGCATCGCTGCTGCGCGGGCGGGAAGTGGCCGCGAACGAGCAGGAGAAGGCGTTCAGCAACGCCTTCGTCGACCTCTACATCGATGCCATCACCAGCGGCAACACGACGCCATCGGCGAAGACGCGCTTTGCGCTCGCGCAGCAACTCCTGCCGACGATCACCAAGGCCGAAATCGATGCCGCCCTTCGCGAGCAGGCCGCAGGGAGCGATCGCTTCCTCGCCGCGCGCATTCCGGAAAAGGCCGGGATGACGGTGCCGACACAGGAGGCGCTGCTCGCGATCGTCGCGCGGACCGACACGATGACCACCGACGCATGGACCGAGACCACCGTCGCCGGCCCGCTCGTCCCGATGATCCCCAAGGCAGGCCGCATCGTCGGCGAGAAGCAGAACAGCGAGCTCGGCTTCACCGAGTGGACGCTCAGCAACGGCATCCGCGTGCTCGTCAAGCCGACCACCTTCAAGGCCGACGAGATCGTCGTCTCCGGCTGGTCGCCCGGCGGCGCCTCGCTGGTGAGCGACGCCGACGTCCTCAACTCGCAGTTCGCCACCATCATCGTGCAGCAGAGCGGGGTCGGCGATTTCGACGCGGCCTCGCTCCGTCGGCGGCTCGCGGGCAAGGTCGCGCGCGTCTCGGCCAACATCGCCGACCTCACGGAAGGCATCGGCGGCGCGACCACACCGAAGGACCTCGATACCTTCTTCGAGTTGCTCTGGCTCAACGCGACCGCACCGCGCTACGACTCCAACGCGGTGGCCGCCTTCGTCAACCAGCTGAAGAGTCAACTCGCCGGCCGCGATCGCATCCCGACGATGGCGCTGCTCGACACCCTCTCGGCGGTGATGACGCAGAATTCCCCGCGCCAGCCGTCGGTCACCGCCGCCACGCTGGAGATGTTCAACGCCAATCGTGCGCTGGCGATCTACAAGGAGCGCTTCGCGGACTTCGGTGACTACACCTTCCTGATCGTCGGCAACGTGCAACTCGACTCGCTCCGCCCTCGGGTGGAGCAGTGGCTCGGTGCGCTGCCCGTCACCGGGCGGAAGGAGAGCTGGAAGGACGTGGCCCCGCGGCCGCCCGCGGGCGTGATCACCAAGACGATTCGCAAGGGGAAGGAGCCGGTCGCCCAGCAGTTCGCGATCTTCTCCGGCGCGACCGAGCCGCCCGACGCCATGACGGAGATGGCCGCCGAGGCGGTCGGCGAAATCCTGCAGACCCGGCTGCTCGAGGCACTGCGCGAGGCGATGGGCGCCACCTACAGCGTCAACGCGATGACCGAGGTGAGCCGCCAGCCGCACGGGGAATACAACGCGATGATCCAGTTCACGTCGACGCCGGAACAGGTCGACACCCTCTGGGCCGCCGCGCAAGGGATCATCGCCGCGCTCCGGACGAATGGACCGACCGCCGAGGAGCTGCAGAAGTTCGTGGCGCAGTATCGTCGCGGCACCGAAGTCGCCGTCAAGACCAACGGCTGGTGGCTCGGGCAGCTGCGTCAGGCCCAGCAGGAAGGACGCCCGCTCGCGGAGATCCTCGCCTGGGATGCCCGCCTGACCGCGCTCACCCCGGCGATGGTGAAGGCCGCCGCCGCGCGCTACCTCGATCCGAAGAATGTCGCGCGGTTCATGCTGGTGCCGGAGGGGGGGACGACGCCGTAG